The Pseudophryne corroboree isolate aPseCor3 chromosome 2, aPseCor3.hap2, whole genome shotgun sequence genome has a segment encoding these proteins:
- the LOC135020581 gene encoding paraneoplastic antigen Ma1 homolog: MEDITEHDIYRWCNDHGVNIPCSLGIVGNFVGITDAEVLTEVQKLWGVKVPILVDKWKRETGETRAVLITTKEYLDSSLIPANVMVGGEMSRRWQIMWPRNIIDSDRGGSEPTRLGERVVLPEEHSLQRGDDTQSPMLKDLSKDTTGENIEPQVETVLDKVVSHFERWHYEGGYRRLRVFSGILPVPTGEEGYDAWREAAIQHSEEWRCPEHIKKQRIVESLRGPAMGIIHATRRSNPNATLKDYFNALDYSFGTLEDLGDILVRLNQTYQEPTESLTNFIYRIAKILYKLLDKGGIQSSEIDERHLKQLLRGALTTHPVAQRLRCSGPGARPPTLSEMIKDVKLEEGQIENRERSLKRVKVVLPAPVEPPSNVLSPNEKLYKLLEEQNKKLDQIITLQRNVSLQDSRGRGRGPNRRMENRDQVICYRCGQMGHRSFECPQVGNYGMSTDNHDRRNTTPSENQGGTSMNPASTPGQ; the protein is encoded by the coding sequence ATGGAAGATATAACTGAACATGATATATATCGTTGGTGTAATGACCATGGTGTCAATATACCATGCAGTTTAGGTATTGTGGGGAATTTTGTAGGAATTACTGATGCAGAGGTGCTTACAGAAGTACAGAAACTATGGGGAGTAAAAGTGCCAATTTTAGTGGATAAATGGAAGAGAGAGACCGGAGAGACTAGGGCCGTATTGATAACTACAAAAGAATATTTAGATTCATCTCTTATTCCCGCAAATGTGATGGTAGGAGGAGAAATGAGTAGGAGATGGCAAATAATGTGGCCTAGAAATATCATCGATAGTGATAGGGGAGGTTCCGAGCCTACTAGGTTGGGGGAGAGAGTAGTATTACCAGAAGAACATTCCCTACAAAGGGGGGATGATACACAATCTCCCATGCTTAAAGATTTGTCTAAAGATACTACTGGTGAGAATATAGAGCCTCAAGTTGAGACTGTTTTGGACAAAGTAGTGAGCCATTTCGAACGTTGGCACTATGAAGGAGGTTATAGAAGACTCCGAGTATTTTCAGGAATACTTCCTGTACCAACCGGGGAAGAAGGATATGATGCTTGGCGGGAGGCTGCTATCCAACATTCCGAGGAGTGGCGTTGTCCCGAACACATAAAGAAACAGCGGATTGTAGAAAGCTTAAGGGGCCCCGCTATGGGAATCATACATGCCACTCGCCGTAGTAATCCAAATGCCACATTGAAAGATTACTTTAATGCCTTAGATTATTCATTTGGAACATTGGAGGATCTAGGGGATATATTGGTAAGATTAAATCAAACTTACCAAGAACCTACGGAAAGTCTCACTAACTTTATCTATCGGATAGCTAAGATTTTATATAAGCTCCTAGATAAAGGAGGAATCCAGTCATCGGAAATTGATGAGAGACACCTAAAACAATTATTGAGAGGAGCACTAACTACCCATCCAGTGGCTCAACGACTAAGGTGTAGTGGACCCGGGGCGAGACCACCTACATTGAGTGAAATGATTAAAGATGTGAAATTGGAAGAGGGCCAAATAGAAAATAGAGAACGAAGTTTAAAAAGGGTAAAAGTTGTATTGCCTGCACCGGTTGAACCCCCTTCCAATGTTCTCTCCCCAAATGAAAAATTATATAAATTATTAGAAGAACAAAATAAGAAACTCGATCAAATAATAACCCTACAGAGAAATGTCTCGTTACAAGACAGtcgtgggagggggaggggaccTAATCGACGAATGGAGAATAGAGATCAAGTCATCTGTTATCGGTGCGGTCAGATGGGACATCGATCCTTTGAGTGCCCACAAGTGGGAAATTATGGAATGAGTACGGACAATCATGATAGAAGAAATACTACTCCGTCGGAAAACCAGGGAGGGACGTCGATGAACCCCGCATCGACTCCCGGACAATAG